Proteins found in one Xenopus laevis strain J_2021 chromosome 1L, Xenopus_laevis_v10.1, whole genome shotgun sequence genomic segment:
- the s100p.L gene encoding protein S100-P gives MSELETAIAMIIDVFDRYASTEGNKLTLTKGEMKTLLEKELPEILVNAKEKDTCEKLMKDLDENGDSEVDFNEFIIFVAAITCLGHRKFSDMKPKE, from the exons ATGAGTGAATTAGAGACGGCCATTGCAATGATCATTGACGTCTTTGACAGATATGCGAGTACAGAGGGCAACAAACTGACGCTAACAAAGGGGGAAATGAAGACGCTTTTAGAGAAAGAGCTTCCAGAGATCCTGGTG AATGCGAAGGAGAAGGACACTTGTGAAAAACTCATGAAAGATCTCGATGAGAATGGAGACTCCGAAGTGGACTTTAACGAATTCATTATCTTTGTGGCTGCTATCACCTGCCTTGGACACCGGAAATTTTCAGATATGAAACCCAAAGAATAA